Below is a window of Myroides profundi DNA.
GAGTGGCTTTTAGTACCTACATTTTTACCTGCACTAGTTATAGGAGTCGCTACGACCGTGTTTCCATTCTTTATGATGCAACCAGCCTTTGGGTTTGGAATAGCAGCTTCCAAAACACCTAAACCGAATACAGTGAGATTGAGAAGTCTTCAAGCGCACACTGTTTATGGGATAGGGTTATATGTAGCAGGATGGGTATTATCTCTAATTATTAGATAAAAAGTAAGGATATAAATGAGTCAAAGTAATAAAGACATAAGGGAAATAGAGTCAATAGAAGACTTTAAGAATCATTTTTTGGTATCTGAAGGAGTCAATTGTGGTGAGTGTAATAAACTGCGCTATAAAGAAGGAGCAGGCTATATGGAAGTCTTGTCTTTGGCTGATTTGAGACAGCACAATGATTTGTTTTTAGGTAGTCGTACGCGTAAGCGATTTTACAGTATGGTGCTAGTAACTAAGGGAACAGTTACTGAAGTCATAGGGCATAAAGAATACCGCTTAGGTGAGCAGACAATGTACTTTGTGTCAGATAACCAATTACACCAAATAAAAGAATGGACTAATGACTTAGAAGGGTTTATGTGTCTATTTGATTCTGATTATTTTTTACTTTGTATCAAGCATCAAATCAAGTTGAATAGCTTTCCTTTTTTTCAATTGGACAAGGCTCCTTATGTGGAACTTACAGAACGTGAGGTAGAGATGATGAGTCATCTGTTTTGGAAGTTAAATCAAGAACAATGTCAAAAAGAAACTTTTAATGATGATTTATTAGTGCGTATGTTTCTGAATATTATCTTAATAGAGGCAGAGCGAATATATAATCAACAGACTACATCAACTCCCTTTGTATTATCTAGAAAAGAGCAGTTAGTAGCAAAGTACCAACTATTGGTGACCCAGAATGCTATTGAATTAAAGCAAGTAAATCAATATGCAGAACTGTTACATGTACATCCTCATTACCTTAATGATATAGTTAAAGAAATCACTAATCAGCCTGCTAGTTATTTTATTCATAAGTATCTGATAGAAGAAGCTAAATCAAGACTGATACAGACGAATGATACAGTTGCTCAGATAGCTATAGATTTGAATTTTACAGAGGAATCTTATTTTGGTCGTTTCTTTAAAAAGAAAACTGATTTAACTCCTCTTCAATATAGAAAGCAGCACAAACAGCATTAAAAACTTACTTATATAAAACCAAAATAGAGACCCTAAGGTCTCTATTTTTATGCATAATTTATTCTTTATTAATGTCCTGCACCAGCAATGATCTTACCAGCTCCTTTTTTAATCAATAAGAGTATAAAAGGAATACAAATAAGAAATAGTACCCCTAAGAACATAAATACATCCATATAGGTTAATACTGTTGCTTGTTTAGTCACTCCTAGGTCTAGTAAGGTGTATGCCTTCTGAAGTGCCTCATCTGTAGGGAATCCTTTCGCTATAAAGCTTTGTTGTAAGGCAGCTACACGATTCTGCACTTCTAGAGAAGCAGTATCTAAATGACTTACTAATCCTAGTCTGTGATTTACAGACCATCTAGAGATAAAGGTTGTGATTAGTGCGATACCAAACGAACCTCCTAATTGACGCATCATCCCAGTAAAGGCTGCTCCTTCACCTATCTCTCTATTTCTTAAGTTAGAGAGTGATAGTGTTGTAATCGGTACGAATAGCAATCCTAACCCCACTCCGCGTATCACTAATGGCCAGAAGAAATGCTCACTACCTGTATCTGGAGTAAGTATATTACGAGCCCAGAAACTGTATAAGAAGAATACTAAGAATCCTGCAGATACTAGATATTTAGGAGGAACTCCTCTTTGTAGCATTCTAGCGATGAATGGCATCATTAAGGCAGTCATTAAGGAACTTGGTACTAATAACATCCCTGCATCTGTAGCAGTCCATCCTAAAATCGACTGGGTATAGATAGGAATGATAAAAGTAGACCCATATAACCCAAATCCTAAGATAAAGGACAATACTGTACCAATGGCTAGATTAGAATCTTTCAGTACTCTTAAATTTACAATAGGTTTGTCACAGGTCAGTTCCCTCCATACGAAGAAGAAGAACCCCAATACAGATGATATAGATAGAGTCAGAATAGTACTGTTTTCAAACCAATCATCTTGTTGACCATGTTCTAATACGTACTGTAATGAACCTACTGCAATAGCAAGTAGTATAATCCCTAAGAAGTCTATCTCATTCAGTTTGCTCTTTTCAGCGTATTTAGGACTTCTAACATATAATATGGCCAATGTGGTGGCTATAATCCCTAAAGGCACATTGATATAAAAGATAAATGGCCAAGAGTAATTGTCTATAATGTACCCTCCTAATGGAGGTCCAAGTGTAGGCCCTACAATAACACCCATACCGTATATTGCTTGTGCAACACCTCTTTTTTCTACGGGATAACTCTCTGTGATAATGGTCTGTGAGGTTACTAATAACGCACCTCCTCCTAGACCTTGTATAAAACGGAATAGTATAATCTCCCATAGCGTAGTAGAATACCCACATAAAAAAGAAGCTACAGTAAAGATGATAATGGAAGCAGCAAAGTAATTGCGTCTTCCAAACTGTTGTGAGAGCCAGCTAGTCATCGGTACTACTATTACATTGGCAATAGCATAAGCCGTTACCACCCAGGCGATATCAGTAAGAGAAACACCGATACTCCCTTTCATATCATTCATGGCTACATTGACGATAGTCGTATCGACTATCTCTAACAGTGCACATAGAATGGCGGTGATGGTAATGATTATTCTGCGATAACCGTGTTCTACTAAGCTTTCTTCACTCATCGCTTATCGTCCACTTTTAATGTTCACATCGATATCTACATTCATACCTGCTTTTACGTATACTAGCATTTCATCCTTCGGATTAGTGAAAGTAATCTTCACAGGGATACGTTGTACTGTTTTTACGAAGTTACCAGATGCATTATCAGGAGGTAGTAGAGCGAACTTAGCCCCAGTAGCTGGAGACATAGAGTTTATTACTCCTTCGAACTCATGCTTAGGGAATGCGTCTACTTTTATTTTGACAGGTTGTCCCTCACGCATATATTGCATTTGTGTCTCTTTAAAGTTTGCCACTACCCAGATATTGCCTTTTTGTACAGTATTGAATAGCCCTTGTCCAGGTTGTATTAATTGCCCTACTTGTAGGTTAATTTTAGATACTTGACCATCTTCTTTAGCTGTGATTACGGTGTAAGACAAGTATAACTCCGCATTGTCTAAGTTAGCCTTAGCTTGATCTACCATTGCCTTAGCAGCATCTATCTGAGAAGTAGAAGCTACAGCTTGAGATCTACTAATATTTACTTGTTGAGCTACAGCATTTGCTTGTTTCTCGACTGCTTTTA
It encodes the following:
- a CDS encoding AraC family transcriptional regulator — encoded protein: MSQSNKDIREIESIEDFKNHFLVSEGVNCGECNKLRYKEGAGYMEVLSLADLRQHNDLFLGSRTRKRFYSMVLVTKGTVTEVIGHKEYRLGEQTMYFVSDNQLHQIKEWTNDLEGFMCLFDSDYFLLCIKHQIKLNSFPFFQLDKAPYVELTEREVEMMSHLFWKLNQEQCQKETFNDDLLVRMFLNIILIEAERIYNQQTTSTPFVLSRKEQLVAKYQLLVTQNAIELKQVNQYAELLHVHPHYLNDIVKEITNQPASYFIHKYLIEEAKSRLIQTNDTVAQIAIDLNFTEESYFGRFFKKKTDLTPLQYRKQHKQH
- a CDS encoding DHA2 family efflux MFS transporter permease subunit codes for the protein MSEESLVEHGYRRIIITITAILCALLEIVDTTIVNVAMNDMKGSIGVSLTDIAWVVTAYAIANVIVVPMTSWLSQQFGRRNYFAASIIIFTVASFLCGYSTTLWEIILFRFIQGLGGGALLVTSQTIITESYPVEKRGVAQAIYGMGVIVGPTLGPPLGGYIIDNYSWPFIFYINVPLGIIATTLAILYVRSPKYAEKSKLNEIDFLGIILLAIAVGSLQYVLEHGQQDDWFENSTILTLSISSVLGFFFFVWRELTCDKPIVNLRVLKDSNLAIGTVLSFILGFGLYGSTFIIPIYTQSILGWTATDAGMLLVPSSLMTALMMPFIARMLQRGVPPKYLVSAGFLVFFLYSFWARNILTPDTGSEHFFWPLVIRGVGLGLLFVPITTLSLSNLRNREIGEGAAFTGMMRQLGGSFGIALITTFISRWSVNHRLGLVSHLDTASLEVQNRVAALQQSFIAKGFPTDEALQKAYTLLDLGVTKQATVLTYMDVFMFLGVLFLICIPFILLLIKKGAGKIIAGAGH